The Danio aesculapii chromosome 22, fDanAes4.1, whole genome shotgun sequence genomic sequence CATTCTTTATGGTAATATATTCTTCTTAATTTGCATAGGCCTGTCACAGTAACTACATATTGATTtgcaatatattgtatatattcttCATGGATGTTTACTTTATTGTCTGAAAGTTCAAATTCACTTGTCTCTTGGTTTACCCCATTTTACAGCATAGTAgtcatgttttaaaatgctgctagCATATTTACCATTtggctagcatgaattaacatgctgCTAGCTAGTTTCTAGCATGATGCTAACATACTAACACAAAACGTTGCTAATCGTTTTACCACACGACTAACATGTTTTTGCATGTTTCAAACATGTTGGCTAgcattaattaacttattactgGCTTCTTTATAGCACGTTACCATTTTtattgtatgaattagcatgctaacATGTTAAATGTAGCTAACAGGTTTCTAGCATGAAGTAGCACATTATAGGCATTTTCTTCACATAGTATGTTGCTAAGGTTTCTAACAtgatacaatttaataataataataataataataataataataataataataataataataataataataattccttacatttatatagcgcttttttgggcacttaaagcgctttacacatagaggggaatctcctcatccaccacctgtgtgcagcatccacctggataacgcgacggcagccattttgcgcctgACCGCACACCAGacactagctgattggtggagaggagacagagtgatgaaggcaattatgatatggggatagttaggaggccatgatggacagaggccagtgggcagatttggccaggatgccacggttaaacccctactctttttcgaaggacatcctgggatttttaatgaccacagagagtcaggacctcggtttaacgtctcatctgaaagacggcactcactgagcagtatagagtccccgtcactatactgggacattaggacccacacagaccacaggttaggcgccccctgctggcctcattaaaacctcttccggcagcaaccaagctttcccatgtggtctcccatccaagtactgaccgggcgcagccctgcttagcttcagtgggcagcCATGTGAGAGTTTCAGAGAGCGAGCTGTTTCATTAATTTAGctagcatgtttaacatgttACATGTTTATAACAGTTAACATTGTCATCATGTTTACCATATTGCTTTTGTGTGTATTAATAAGTTCGCTAACATAATGACATCGCTAATGTGCCTCTAACATGACtgatattagcatgtttctagcttgtTTTCACAAACGGCTTAAATTGCACATTGCTACCATGttttagcatattgttagcaCAAATGAACATGGTGCTAACATATTTAGCATGTCTCAGAAGAAGCAGCAGCTTCCTCTTAACATAATTATCACAACAGATCTATATGAAGATACAGTAGGTTTGGGGCGGCACTATTTCTTTATCTGACCAACAGCAGTTTGCGAATTCTAGATTGACACACTTCACTTCTAACCCTAGTCTGTGTTTCCCCCCCTCGTCCCAGCAGCGCGATACATACATGATTACCTTGGCTGGAGCAGGTGGAGCGGGACAAAGAGGGGGACGAAGAGGAGGACGGCGCGACAAGAGAGGAAGACGACGACTGTGGCCCACCCGCGGCCTGCCCCAGGACATCACTCACCTGACAACAATAACATCAGGCTCTGCTTTAGCCAAAACTAACAAATcaagattagggctgcacgattaattgaaataaaatcaaGATTTAGTAAAAGCTGCAATTCTCATGCGCACGTTGTGGAAACACggctctgtgatcagtagtaaatcttccTTAAGGCTAGAGGGCGCTCTCACACGGAAACTGCAAGTATGCCACAAAGAAGAGATGTGAGAAATCAAACAGAGCAGAGGATTTTAACTGCTTTTAATCgattaaacaagattaaaaaTCATGATCATCTCACTAAAGGATTTATTTCAGACATTCGACTGAAGTTACGAGGCGAGTTTGGAGCAAAACATGTTATTAAACGTGGTATTTTTCACGCGCTTTCAGATCAGCATCAACACAGAGCCATAGCTCAGTGAGAAACGACACAACAACTGTCTTATCGCAGATCTTCAATTTCAGGATTTCACCAATTAAATAGTCCATGAACATTTgcgtagcttgtcagtgaacGATGAGTAGCTACTAGAGATTTACAGCTGATTACAGAGCCggttttactgacaaaatgcacaagAAAAATCTCCTTCGATTAAACATTCAGCCCTACTCAAGACCCCTACAGGTCATGGTGAAGGGTTGTAAGAAGGTGTAAATGTTTCATTAATACTGATCCAAAGATTTAAACGAAAGATTTACACGTCTAAACCAGAATTACAAACGTTCATTTGTATTAGGGTGTATTCATcgaagcattttatttttatactgaagcactgtttttttttttttcaaaagatgtgcaactttttaaaaacttttttccttATTAAAAAGTGCTGGGTTCTAAAAAAAAGTGTGGCGCTTCcattaaaacatttgcaaaaattCACTCGGCTTGGGTGGAGACACACCATAAATCTTCAATTCTGAGTAGCTCCACTCACCATGAAATCTCACTGGTCCAAATCCTGCTCCTTAACTAACAGCACTTCTGATTGGCTTTgccttttaatataatatttcaaGCGAAAAACTTTCAATGCGAACAAAAGCTTTACTCAAAACTAAAGGTCATGCCTGATTAGGATCAATACAGATTTAGCACATAGAGAACAAAGGTCTGAAAACAATACattcatgttatttaaaaaaaaatactgtaacaattatttttgttttgtttaaataataaatgatgaagtTTCCCTGCTTTAAAACGCAAAATTGCAGTAGAAGTTTAACTTTTAACTGTTGAGCCGCTGTGATTTTGTATGTTTTTCAAGTGGGAAAAGTCAgcatttataaaatgaaaactgaaaaaaaaaatccatttaaaaaaaataatgaaagtgAACAAATACGTCTTGAAActtcacaggaaaaaaaaagctgaaaccacATGGGGACCTATCTTAAGACTCTTGGGAATCTAGCATTTTAAGTTTGtacatttttatctttatttctgaccTACATATTCATGTCACTGACTTTGTAAAAATGTGAGTATTCTCATCTCTTGTTTATGTGCTTCGTATGttcagtgtatgtatgtatgcatgtatgtgtatatatatatatatatatatatatatatatatatatatatatatatatatatgtatatgtatatatatatatatatatatatatatatatatatatatatatatatgtatatgtatatatatgtatatatatgtatatatatatatatatatatatatatatatatatatatatatatatatatatatatatatacgcacacacaaatatatacacaatcCCTCCTTTTTtcaggggggtggggggtgggttaaaaaataaataataatattataaaaaaaacagtaaaagctAAATATCTTAatagttcattttttttaacaccatGTCATCTTCTATGGCTTTATTCATCTTTGgagtttaaattcatatttatttttagatcataaattaaactatattcacaacaatatttaaaatgtaattttgtatattattactattaattataaGTATAACACAACTATTAAAAGTAACAATCatttactactattactattattattattatcatcatcatgatAAAAAATAGGAATTTctctactaaataaaataaaacatataatataaaaatataaattcctaaagagaaaataaaagagCTCTTAAACTGTAATTCTTTCCAACATAAACAGCTCAACTGACAGTTTTCCttgcataataatgataattctgAGATCTCACAACACAATAATGTTTCAGATATACTATCACATTACAACTGCATTTGGAAAAATTTAAGTCATTAAGACCAATTCCATTAGTTTAATGTCCTCATAATACAGCAGGACTGCAGACGGACGTGTGCGATTTAAATCCAGTCACTATCAGCCTCTGTCCAGCAGAGGGCGCCTGATCTCTTGTTTTTCACTGATCTGTGTGTTATATAACAGACACTGACACACAAGCGCATTAATGAGAGCAACAAAAGCCAGACACTGAATCATCTTCTGCTTCGATTGTCATGTCTGGATAATCTGGTTTAGTCTGATTCACACCTCAAAGACTGTTTGGGATATTAATCAGCcacattcagcttaaagtcatcAGCACACCCATTAAAACATTAATCACACCCCACAAAGAATTCTTAATCTTGACAGATAAACCAGTAGTGTGCATTAcagttttaagttttattttaatagagATTTACTTGGAATTTGTTTGCctttttaagcttttttattgtgtttaatttgtttataagCTACATTCTCTGAATGACCAAAAAAGGAGTCGaaaatagtataaatataatGAAGTATGAACTTgtaatgaaaattattattaaaattattactgaatcaaaacaaaagccaatatttaaaatgatatatacaattaaatgattaaaacaacgtacaatttattaaattattataaaaaccataaataaatagtaataataaataatataatatacatatatacacacacacagtacagtgCAAAAGTTTTAGGCCACCACCAGATTTGGGAGCCTAAGATTATTGCATAACTCTATCAAATACGTATGGAGCAAGGTCATTATTTTTGGGTTGAACTATACCTTTATATAGTACCTTTATATAAACATAACTATGggaaatatgaataaaatgttcaGAAGAAAATTACTTTCGGAATCAAAAGACCAGTATCAAACGTCTGTGTTTAACCTAGCACCAGGCAACAGCTTAAACTTATTTGTTGAGTCTTTTCAGGAATTATGTACTATTTAATATCATTTCTAGGAGTACTTCCTTAGATTTAGcatatttaaaattcatttttctTTCCCAGTGAATCTCTTACTGCCTATCATATTGCCTATACATACAGTAtttaatattcaggtctggactctttGTTTCATCAGCCGTTTTTCTCTCCAAATATAATTTCATTACATTAActgtgtgtttgggatcattatcatgctgaaaaataaaactataacaaATTAGCTGCTTTCTAGTAGGAATTACATGATGAATTAAAATCTGTCTGTATTTTTCAGCATTCACAACTTCATCAATTCTGTCAATTTTGACAACAGCTCTGGCAGAAAATGCAGATCAAACCAAGACAGAAAGTCCAGTATTTCTCtaactttttacttttttgtttgtattaaacaatgttttaaacaATTAGACCCAAAATATCCAACTAGAACCTGTATTTTTTGGTTGTATCTTAATAAAGAGAGtgagaaataatatataatgGCATTATACCCtcactaaaacaacaaatgtaaagCTTAAGACTTTTGcataatactgtaatatatatgcacactaatatatatgcacactaatatatatatatatatatatatatatatatatatatatatatacacacatacatacatacatacatacatacatacagttgaagtcagaattattagtcctccggattattaccccccccccccccccccccccatcccccaaacaaataacactttctccagaagaaaaaatattatcagacatactgtgaaaatttccttgctctgttaaacataatttgggaaatattttaaaaagaaaaaaaattcaaagtgggctaataattctgacttcaactgtgtgtattgtgtgtattgtatgtatgtatgtatgtatgtatgtatgtatgtatgtatgtatgtatgtatgtatgtatgtatgtatgtatgtatgtatatatacatatatatacacatacatacatatatacatacatacatacatatatacatacatacatacatacatataaatacatacatatacatacatatacatacacatacatacatacatacacacacacacacacacatatatatatatacatatatatatatacatatatatatatacatatatatacatatatatatacacatacatatatatatacatacatacatatatacatacatacatacatacatacacatacatacatatatatgcatacatatacataacttctcccggatagcaagataaggagacgctctgaaattcctgctccccgtcaaggacacctgttggactatacaggcttacgcacacacacacagatacatagcacgacacttcctggccccaatccaacgccttcgtatgctttcacccactggagggggtgagcaggtctgcgaccagcgcctccatggctgcaggacctgatggctgcccgcccttaccggactatttccacaccccctgttcccatcccctgtggcaatgttatgtcttgtcggtgtgtttttgtgctagattgctggggcttttatccctgatctcacggtgctctaacttaagagcaaggtgagagggactttttttttgcctctttttcctgactgtattttatttcctgttccacctcccgtgacctgtcttccctggagttgtgatgtctgtgcacggtcggggggttccatttacctgcatttcgttgccttgtacttgtacatgtgtgatgacaataaattgaatctaatctaatctaatatatatatatatatatatatatatatatatatatatatacacacacacaattattattattaaaaacaacaaaaaagtttgtattgaagtcacattatcattatttttatatataaatacttcCCAAATACCTTTTTGTCGTTGTTTATCATGCGGTCTTTGGCCTCTTTGGCTTTCTGAATGGCCTTCAGCACCTCCACCGTGTCCAGCTCTTTCACTGTGGTGATCGTAGCGTCTAAACACACCTGCGGCACCAACATTACTTACATTGACCATCATTTACCACCAAATCCAGCTTAATATGCCCGTTATACTTCAATCTCTCATACCTCAGAGGCCCGGTCGCAGAACTGAGCCAGAACTTTAGTCCTGTAATCTGGGATGATGCACATGGGGTTGTTGGCCAGATTTAGCTTCTCCAGACATGGAAGAAGGCCAATGTGTTTGATTTCATCCAGCTATAGAAGACAAATTACTTGCTTTAAGCTAATGAGTGCTTAAAAAGACAGTAACGCAAACTAAAAGATATAATAATGCCACTGTCAGCACAAATGACAAACTACCTGAGTTAATTTGTTGCTGCTCAAGTCCAAGTTAACTAAAGAGTAGAGTTTGCTAAGGCCGGAAAGTGTCTCCAGCTGATTTCCAGACAGGTTCAATGTCTTGATATTTCCCAGTTTGGTGTGGACGCCCTCCAAGATCGTGAGTTTGTTGAAGGACAGATCCAGGTGAACCAGGTTGTACAAATGCTGAATTAAGGAACAAAtcgaaataattaaaaaacttcgcactttaaaatatcattaaagtACTTTGAGACAAACATAGTAAAGTTCTGAGAAATGAGAGATTCAGATTCTGCCACCATTCTAAATAGACAACCAAAACAATTGacgaaaatatatgaaataaggtaaataatatatgaaaatatttaggAGAGGTTGGCGAATTTCCATTCGGtccaaactatttttaaaaaatgtatttttaatgtgtttttctttttaaattgtttaacttcatatttattattatcgcttaacttcatatttatttatttttgaatctcttgaattaattatttagtgACAAGTATCTCTTTTATgattaaagtgcacctattacGCAAAAATAACCtctataagaggtttaaacacagtaggGTGGCAACATTTGTCACAGTAAATATaaacagcttctaatggtaaaaattatttttttttctaagcacACTTGAtaaaatcagtctgcagaaacactttgattgacattctcccattgtacgtatcatcagagggggaaagccccaccaattagtgacaatctctccctcattagtatataggacgttagtcttgtttttgaatctgccactatgctggcatttgcagctccgccctcttttgaaaagagcacaatctcatttgagtttaaagcggcagtcaccaaaatggcacaattaaacattatttgtggggtattttgagcttcAGCTTACACATTCATACTCTAGGGAAATCAAAGAGTTATTTTGGAGTTATTTTTATGgaggtttatttaaaaatatatattttaatcgcCACTtagcaacgagatgatcccaaggtttccataatcctggaccaggctgtatcctgagcagttGCTCTAATGGTcatggagtggagagcatgagactgattcctgtgacgctccggggacagacgagtctcgctaacgtccagcttctccagcgcctagactgcagctctgcacaagatgtttggccataggGGAAATGGTCgtccccaactgagcctggtttctctcaaggttttttaattcttcacttccgccaattggtgatgtttttttccttgccactgtcgccactggcttgcatggttcgggatctgtagagctgcccattgatggatttgctcttcagtgtttggactctcagtagtgattattaaaccacactgaactgagctaaactgaacttaacttaaactctgaaaactggactgacactgtttcaatttaccatgatcttttatgtgaagctgctttgacacaatctacattgtaaaagcgctatacaaataaaggtgaattgaatttaattattaatgtaacaGTGTAATTGAAGCATCAAATTGTCTTCAaattgtgattttaatctttaaattcAATCCACACTAGGTTCGAAATTTTTGTCTGAAAATTTagtatgcaaaaaataaattcaaccaTACATTGTGTCAACCACATTTacacactgcctctgaaacttACGCATGTCtgtcataaaaaaatacataaatgtaaatgtatgtaaaaaaataaatgttttttgaagCATTTTAAGAAACCATTAAGAAGCAAAAGCCAAAAATGTGTGAaaagtttttgtgtgtttttgtgtgaatttttaggatacaatacaaaaaaacattactataaacattggtgtttatatctgaactataaactgtttttcCAGTACTTTCCAGTAATTTAAAACAcatatatgaatacaattttttttaaaaactaaagacTGAATATGTTTCATAATCATACAGGATGACTGCTTTCTCTGGGTCCAATGCAGAGAATCATCAAATATGATCGTTAAaggtttattaaacatatatacaaATTGCAATCATTTAGATATAAGATTTTATGGGCATTTGAGTAAAAATCATGAGCTTTTAACAATTAACCATGCAGCTCTACAACATACCTCTAGGTTTTCCACAAGAGACAACTCATTGTGGCTGAGATCCAGGAATTCCACTTCAGGAATTAATTTCTATGAAGAAAAACTATGTTCGTTAGcactttattcatttaaattccaCCAATGATAAAGATATTTGATGCACAGTAGTCTAACGCACCACAGACTCGTCGATGCAGCGGATGTAGTTTCGGCTCATGTCCAGAGTGGTGAGCATCTTCCATGTGGGAATGATAGCCGTGACGGGACAGTCTGTATCCACTCCCTCAGGCTCCCACTGCGCAAATTCAGACGCTTCCGGAACTAAGATTTCCTGTTGAAGAGAGAGCAGATATTGTTATAAACAGTTTCAGTGGCAGTGGAAAAGGATGAGGCGTTGGTAGGTTAAGATGAAACAAAACATTTGGAAACTAACGAAAAAGGCAATATTTTAATAAAGCCTGAAACATTTGTAGCTACAGTGAAAAGGTTGAAAAGTGGGAGTTTTTCAGTAGACTCTTTTGTCTTTTACAAATGCGAATCTATTAAAACcacaactaaaaataaactttttaaatcagtttaagaaaccgtaattttttttcatgagaCGCTCTACTGAACCATCAGATTCAATAACTTGTTAATTGTTTCCAGATAAAGCAAAGCAAAAGCTAAACCCCAAAACCACGCacttttgtttctgcattttcagatgcaaaaatttgtttttaggtttaaagacatttatttgtttatttgttttacataaaacaaaacaaaaacatctttgCAAATTTTTCTTATCTATGCTTGTTTCTTGAAATGTATTACAGTCTTTAGCgataaaaaaaattctagttGCACCGAAAATATTTGTTACTTTTACGACTTGCTTATacaattttagtttttcttttaaaacaacagcaaaacaaaatgtaagcTTTTAGCTAACCATATTTCTGTTTATAGAGAAACTATATTATAGATGTTTACTggttttgaaaattaaaaaaataattataataaataaaaattcacaaatacaaaacTGTTAAAGTCGTATTATCTTGGTTAaaccatttatttttgttttttgagaacGCATTTTTGATATTCAAAAACCTGAGTTATGATTCAACCTGTGATCTAACTTAAGCTGTGTTCACATTATGATCGACTCGCAGCAGCAAAGCGACATGCGATTTCTAGTAACCGTTAGCGACACGGTGGGCGTGTCAACCGAcatgaccatagactgtaaaagatatgaacgtagtatccgtgatgtcacccataggtttctgaagagcgcaaataaggctacaagtaggcatggccCACCTTCATCATTTTGTCAATGCATCGACTGGGGgttaccaaaaaagggcaaagaggcggagcgtcagTGGAcctacagacacctgctagcattttgcttagacaggcttttctttgggagaaacgcttaatacttcattacctatGACTCGTTTGAATTCTGATCACATGTGCTTGGTTATACACtctatcaataaagtgtttagtattttaaaaacactgttgtaatacattgagccactaaacattgttcttatgatgtttttctacaggaggaaaatgcaaatcacttccaaatacttcagatatagactgtgttagtaaatgcaagcctatttatgaaatccaggcataacactgtatgacaatgttcaagatgactgttctagagcctacagctaatcaatctggcagattctggagtgcattacagtttgaaataaaatgataaattatcttaaataaaaaaatacatttatagagatggtgtaagtgtataatttcactcacctgggaaatagaggccatgtgaatggtttgtaagcacaattaagtgcacacagcatgccatatcatctgataattgtaagaaataattcccaAAGGCAATTGacagtgtaaagccacataaaacaacacaaaaatactatgtttatgccgagttcagcagctaatcagccggaatcagctgaagtgacgagacagcgaccagggcgacctagctgtcactcaagtggccacgcccttaattatgtagactaattaaaaactaaacagctgaattataaaaaattcacccccctcacagttgtctcTCAGCTCCTacagaggctggttgtattctcTCTATGCTGTAAAACTACACAAACCTACATTTGCAGCAGATAAATAGGTGCAATGACAAAGAACACACTTTTTTCTTGATCATCTTTGTAATTAAGCATTTCATGTACTGATTTTACTTATAATTAGTGTTTTCTCtgaacaatgttcattttcagtgGCACGTAAACTCATTTGCTCTCTGTAAATATCATCATAAACGTTACCCAAGCAACCTCAAAGTGGGAAGGCCCATTAACGGTTCCAATTGCCACCCAGAGCAACAGGAAACCACAAAGTTgttgctagtgtgaatgaggca encodes the following:
- the nisch gene encoding nischarin isoform X2 produces the protein MDAPLPTEQSAEKRVRIVGSEPVENYTVYIIEVKVGDHSWSVKHRYSDFHELHEKLTVEKKIDKHLLPPKKIIGKNSKSLVEKRQKELEVYLQTLLSRFPATTPKVLSNFLLFHLYEINGIAAALAEELFHNGEQLLAAGEVFLLKPLQLYAVTQQLKLAKPTCANGDAKADLGHILDFTCRLKYLKIPGMKSTVGTSNIEEQNLLFDLSIFKALLQIEISDCDAGQIRGLPSLKPTLATLSIHLSARSMKEILVPEASEFAQWEPEGVDTDCPVTAIIPTWKMLTTLDMSRNYIRCIDESVKLIPEVEFLDLSHNELSLVENLEHLYNLVHLDLSFNKLTILEGVHTKLGNIKTLNLSGNQLETLSGLSKLYSLVNLDLSSNKLTQLDEIKHIGLLPCLEKLNLANNPMCIIPDYRTKVLAQFCDRASEVCLDATITTVKELDTVEVLKAIQKAKEAKDRMINNDKKVSDVLGQAAGGPQSSSSSLVAPSSSSSPSLSRSTCSSQGNHK